From the Bombus huntii isolate Logan2020A unplaced genomic scaffold, iyBomHunt1.1 ctg00000052.1, whole genome shotgun sequence genome, the window CCGAGCACACCGTACACGCCACTCGAATTCCAAATGGCCGCTCTCCGCGGAGCAAGTTAAGCTTCATCGAGCCCGATTGAACTTTGTAGTCGCTCGTGCTCGTCTTTCGTAGCCTGTCTCTCGCATTGGGTAAATACCGCCCTTGcgatctctttccttctcccgtGTACGCGGCTacgcgataaatttgatatttcgtagTAGAGCAGCGCCGATCGCGAACAGTAGCGAAGCTTTATCGCTTGCGAATGAACATCGTCTAATATTTCGGCGTAATACGGTGGCAAGATTTTTCGGCTTATGCGTTCGTAGCGGCGCTAATATTCGACGGAAGAAGGAGATGAGACGGATCTAGCACTTGCCGACAAAGGAGATGACCATCGCAATCGACTCCCCGAAAGATACGCAGATGGGAGAAGGCCGAACCCAGTTCTTTACgttctttcgtctttaaacGAAAGTTGTCTGAAAGTGATTAGGTTTCTCGTCGTTTAAAGATTCGAGACCCCTCGCTAGAAAAACGAATTGAACGCGAATGACACCGTTCGAAAGATTCGTCTTTACGAGGCAAGAAACGCCTGGCGTCGGTTTACAAAGATATCGAACTGGGTCAATTATCGTCGGTGTGTCCAGAGGAGCGAAGGTATTTACCGGGCGAGCTGGGTCGATCGCTCGgttcaataaaattgtcgttAAGGGAGAGATAGCAAGGTGTAGGCGAGTCGGTGACGTGGCACATAGCCAGTCGGTGTGTTACTACGAAATTACGAAGCAATTTCGCAGGAAATATATTGGGAAATGATTTCGACGCCGACATCGAAAGTATCTATTACACGACTAACGTTACCGTTACACGAGACCAAGCTTGTACGGATTATAACGAAGAGGTTGATGTCGCGTTGAGCCTGTATCGTCGGACACCTGCCACGAGCAGATTGACGTAAGCAGGCCAACGTCGATTATAGGAGATTTTATTATCGGCGGTCACACAGATTTTCCTACGAATCGTCGGTCTCGTATTTGCGATTTCGTAGGTATCCTGCCGAGGAGGACAGCCAATTTAAGGACAAGCATATTGGCTTCGAATCGAGGCGAGAATTCGTTCGGcccgaatttgcttcgaatttgcttcgaatttgcttcgaattcgcttcgacgatgattttctatcaaattattcgtgtcgttcgtattcgagttcctttcccgacgttccgcgcagcgaaattgaaagggacgatctgaaaaaagcagagtaaactggagtagctttgacctgtataccaggtccaaaaagtaatttaaacgtttcggtatagttacatgtttaattaaggaacggttaaccggaaaatctttgtaattgaaaagcattgaattccgagtaaagttggcgagcagatttcagctcgttgatgggtcttaaacgaggtcgaaaattccactaacggctatcttggaacactcgatgaaaaggatccgtggagtaatgattttccacaaactttattcggcgtgtccctcgtacacgatgacgtaaagcgaccaaccatagtgatcaactcaaatacggcggaagaagagaaagaaaaagaaaagtatcgtgaagaaaaggtaataccatcgtaaccgtcgtaaatcgttggcagttgtcgcgtgtcgatggtacgttgatcgggtcggttgtacgcgaaagctctttatcgacgaactcgataaaactttcacatccggcgatcgctaagcaatttaagtttagcggaaaatccatttctctggcgaagaaaagagtgcgagctagcggcgcgtggataatattaactaatttatatcccgggatttaataacctggcgacgttgggccggagtacagaggctctcaattacagtcggaacagcgtcgttaatacaaaaggaggctctTACGGTCGATAGATGGCGGCCCTTATCGTTGGCTCTCTGCCATCAGCAGGTTTCAGCGACGCTGTCTCGACATATCGATACAATCCCCCATTGGGTGAAACGACAGCGGGCTGGCTGCTGGTTTTTCGCTACGGTCGGACCCGCGCTCCCTGTCGCGAAATGCTTTTGCGTCACGATGGTTTCGCGTCGGTTGTTTGCGCGCCGTTTCGTTACATTCCTATGACTATAATGCTTGGTTACGAGtcgaaaatcgtttcgtttcccgctgatctttgcacgagtacgaatttttctatttttcgacagtggattttttttacaagtttctatacgcgaacattcgttgatttatgcaacgtcgtatacgtattgtcgttgcttgcacgctggtttgctgaacagcgtgacgttttttccatcgctggaatcgcacagacgcgtaaagcgaaggccaccttggtattaggtattctctttgagaaacgtgcaagcagaataggagaaaaacggcacgagacgcgttgcaaggcgcgcgttgatatacttgtacgtatagccagaagcggaaggagttttcgcggagactcgagtttccaagactgaccgtggcactcgtcgcgtctatttcgcaggatcgttttattttagaaaaaccgGTCTCGCCGTTCTCTCCAGTCGGCGCCCGTAACTTTTCGCAAACTCTGTTGCCAAATTCCTGGCGAAGAGATGGAAACACGGGCGGCAGGATAGCGCGGTCCACgggtaaattttgtaagaaataaatttattaacaggagtcggccagatttcttccgcgcaccgattctgcgtcgccagtgcgaatttccgcgaaatttttcacgcgtgtgTATAAAAGGACGACACAGGATGAAACCGGGCCGCGTGTTTCGCGTAACGTTATTTGCTCGCCGTAGGGTATTTGCAAACAAACGCGTATTTGCCCGTTCATTACATTCGTTTGGCAACaacgttgccgttgccgttcttcccccccccccatcatcagcgcatggtttttcacgtgtttatcactggcgatctacgttccgcgttgattaatttttcagcagaaattcagcgaccgttccgaggcaggccgctcgaatattcgctggtttagctcgggcgaacgccgaagattcgtttctgccGAGCTGCAACGGCAAACAGGTCGTTAAGCCTTTAAGTTCAGGCCTTGAGTGTACAGAGCAAACTCAcggctgttcgctcgccgcgcgttccaatggcaacgacgatcggcaacgcagcgattgggcatcgcgacaacgcgcgccgaaacttggatcggccagaccaaccactgcgatagaaattctctttccgtaggattctcgagaggggtcggatttcgatcgcaatcgctatcccaaattgcgcgtcactggtttacaaacggttcgaacgtaacagcagctagctgtaaaatcgacgacttgaaatccgctggggcgtcgaggggcatgcctcgacgtccccaaaggctaattagtttattttcgcacgacggtggggcgatgccccggttagcgaaactccctttccgaatcgttgatcagtgtacgtaatattatacgacgggttatttaccgaggttacgacgctcgctcgatcgcagtagcttcggcgcacgcgagcatcgcgacgctcggggctcggggctcgtggctcgcgtgccgctcaaattaatcaacagtcaaccttttgatctttcttctcgcgtcccgatgcattcgccgatattaaaatcggaaaatttccatttccatccgctttccgcggctccaccaactttattaatgtctcgtgttacaaaccgttcgtccgatttgctctaccatcgaatccctctttcatctatctcttcgaattcgacgctgaatttgtattttcatgcGGATTACGCGGTCCAGGGAATTTTGGTCGTTCCggtttttacttattaattggaatttaggaatgttacgacgcctaaagcatctgctcgccagcccgcgcgaccggacaacaaccgacctgcgtaacggcacttcgaccctcaataaacctaaggacccaccataactttcatttccctgcattgtttcgccatatgtcttcaatccgattgtcttgaagaattgcaagccaaaatatgctcgaaacacagtcggttttagaggtgtccttgggttcattagtcgcctttaaaacacggagaaagcgggtatgcacccattaggaaaacccgaatagccctgtaataaaacaggctaggttttctcatacacacagtcatttacgcaccacgatggtagaagactccctactcatcccttcgagcagtagtgcagcatgaccaatcgacaccgcggttcgttaccctcacttttcctaacgaaagtgggaccaacgaatccgcgttctttatgcacaggggcacacccacaccgaactttcttccgtattaaacaaaagagcgacaaacggtctaccagctaacgcctaacgcgacagtctcccaactaacgcctaacgcgacggtctcccaactaacgcctaacgcgacggtctaccaactaacgcctaacgcggcagtctgcacatagcgcgagagtcgcattcttcacgcaaatcttttgtaactaagtgcttggaaatatatactttataatactgtgaatcccagtgttataccaactcaatcacccctcattatctcaaaggaaatcagggggtcgatcaattcgtggtgtcgattgttataatcgtaacggggatttacgacccccgttgacgtctctcctcgcgagtacgtctccccgcgattggtcgaatttacatggtccttcgagccggatctcGTGCCACCAAAAAGTGCACTGACCAGTGACTATACAGTGTCGCGTGagatccaagttccaaccactTAGTCAACTGAGCAAGGGAACCGCCATCGGAGAGAAGCACCTCCGTCGCGCAGCATCTACACGAGCCCACGCCGCATCGTAACGATTAGCAACAGAATCCCAGATCAACGTCCATTTGATCAAGGTAAGGGCGTTCATTATCAAAATCAAACATGGCCCAAGCTGAATCAATCAGCACGTTACGGCGGAGACGAGGCGTCCTAGCCCGTCGACTTGCAACCATAAGGCGCGAACTCGATGAGTACGAAGCGTCTGGGAAGGCAAACAGAATCTTCCTAGCATCTTGCCGCAGCTCGTTCGATGAGCTTTGGAGGAGGATACTCGAGGTTCAAGAAGAGTTAGGTGTGGTAGATGAGGGGGAAGATGCGCGGGTAGATTCGTTATCGCAAGAGCATCGGGAGCTTGACATGCGGTTCCGAGAGCTCTTTGAGCAAATATCAGCAACAACCCCGTCGACTACAACAAGAGGTGAGACGTGCCGGAAACCAGAGCCGACCACCGTTCCAGAGGTCCGCGTGCCCCAATTCGACGGTGCCCTCGAGAATTGAACCTATTTCTACGACACGTTCACATCCATAGTGGACCTTAACGAAGGTTTGACGAATGTCCAAAAGTTCCAGCATCTACGCTCATCTATAACTGGACGGGCCGCACAGAGTATCCAGTCATTAGAACTCACAGAGGCCAACTATTCCATCGCGCTTGATACACTGAAGGACAAGTTCAATTGCCCCCTCCAAATCTGCATGCGCCATTGGAATCTGATGCGTAATTATCCGGAAATCAAAAGGGAAACTCCAGAGGCCCTAGAGGATTTGTTGGAAACCATCAGCGTAAATCTAAAGGCGCTCGAACATCTAAAGGAGCCCGTCACTTCAAACATAGCGATGATCGAATTGATCGCGTCGAAGTTGCCCGCGTCCAGCCTGCGTAAATGGCAACGCACACTGCCCCGCCAAAAGGTGCCATCCTATCAGCATCTGATAGACTTTCTCAAAACACGGGCGAACGGGACTCAATTCCTCTCTAAAGAGAAGGAATCAAAAGGGTCAACACACAAACACCGCAGTCAGCGAACAACCATACCGCATGGGCGAACCCTTGCTACAACCAGCAGAACGGTGGTGTGTCCGACCTGCAACGGACATCACGAGATCAGACACTGCAAAATATTCAAGGCCAAATCAGCGACCAAACGTTTTCAAATCGTGAAGAAGGCATCGTTGTGCATAAATTGCCTAGGCACAGGACATTCGCCGACACAGTGTACATCGGGTTCGTGTCGTATCTGCGGTCACCGACACCATACGTATCTACACCGCGAAAAAACCCAGGTAGATTCATGgtcgtcgagcggtcgatcttcgagcggtcgatcgtcgagcggtcgatcgtcgagcggtcggtcgGCAAGCGGTTGGTCGCCGAGCAGTCGGTCGTCGGACAGTCGCGCATCGAGCGGTCGGTCGTCGGGCAGTCGCGCAccgagcggtcgatcgtcggGCAGTCGTTCATCACACAAGCGAGCCTCCACCGAACAATCCCCATCGGGATCATCGAAGTCGCGGTCGTCCCACAAATCGAGGCGAACATCCGATACTTCACGGAAGCATACATCTTCGGTTCCAAGAGGTACGAAAGAGCATTCCTCGTACGAGTCACGCTCAGCCCGGATCCGgaacaccaccccaacctcttCATCCAAGTCCCAACCGGGGCAAAACTGACTGTCCGAGACTACGACAGCAAGGGGGATCGGACTAACAAACACATCTCCCCACACCCCTCTGCATCATGATCTGTTGGCCACAGCACAGATCAAGGTTTTGAACAAACAGGCACAACCAATCCGAGCCCGAGCCTTACTCGACACTGGGTCGAGCATGAACTTCATGACCGACAGGCTCGCGAACTCCCTCGGTATAAGGCAAAGGAGATGTGCGATCCAGATCGGAGCCCTCGACAATTTGAGCACCACGGCAAAACGTTACACCACGGCCACCATCACGTCGACGGACGGCGAGTACAAGAAGACATTGAGATTTCTTGTTATCCCGGCCATATCGATCCTCGTACCAAGCGAGCCCATCGATCCCTCGAGTCTGGGATTACCCAGAAATATTCATCTAGCCGATCCACAATTCCATTGCCCAGCCCCGATCGATGTTTTACTTAGTACCGGATCAACATTCGCGTCGCTGTGCATCGGGCAGGTCAATCTGGCACAACCAGGCGAACCTGAACTACGTCTACAAAAAACACGCTTCGGCTGGGTAATCGGGGGGAGTCCCACGTCCCAAACCGCGATAAATACGTTCCACGCAACCACAACGGCTCTGCAAGAGGACCTCGCACGGTTTTGGGAGATCGACGAGGGACAGGCCACTACTCATCTTTCGGAATCGGAACGACTATGTGAAGAACATTTCCGAAACCATGTCCGACGAACCAAGGAAGGCAGATACATCGTTGCATTACCGTTCAACGAAAAGCTTTCCTCACTAGGGTCATCGAAGGCCACTGCAATGAGCAGGCTCGCCTCTCTTCATCGCCGATTCCAACGCGACAAACAATATGAAACCGCGTATAGTGCTGTGAttcaagaatatttagacTTGGGTCACATGACAAAGATCAAcacggatcacgccaccgacCACGGATATTATTTACCACATCACGGCGTGACCAAGGAATCGAGCGACACCACCAAGCTACGGGTTGTGTTCGACGGCTCAGCTTCAAGTACCACGGGAGTGTCTCTAAACGACGCCCTTCATACGGGTCCGAAATTACAAGAAGACCTGAGGAACATCCTATTGAGATTCCGGTCATTTCAATATGTCCTTaccggcgacatcgagaagaTGTACCGCCAATTCCTCCTACGTCCAGAAGATCGTCCCTACCAAAAGATTCTGTGGCGTGCCGACAACGGAGAGATCGAAACTTACCGACTCAACACCGTAACGTTCGGTCTATCCGCAGCCCCGTATCTGGCCATCCGATGTCTCAAACAGTTGGCAGAGGACGAGGGACCTCGATTTCCGAGAGCAGCGCAGATCCTACGGCGAGACTTCTATGTCGACGATGCGTTGACCGGAGCCGATACGAAGGACGAAGCCCTATCAATCAGGAATGATCTCACGAGATTACTTAAGCTAGCCGGTCTAAATATCCGCAAATGGGCCTCAAACGATCGGGATCTGCTGAGAGGGCTACCTGAGGAAGACACCAAGCAGAAATTACATCTCGGTGAGTCATCCACGTTAAAAACACTCGGCGTCTTTTGGGATTCAGCCGACGATACCATACTATATTCGGTCAAGACGAACAGTGACACTTCCCGAATCACAAAGCGATCAATCAGCTCAGTCATCGCACAAATATATGATCCACTAGGATTGCTCGCGCCGGTAATCGTTCGAgcaaaaatgattttgcaaCAAGTCTGGACATTGAAGGTAGATTGGGACGAATCCCTTCCGTCAGACGTACACACAGCATGGATCAAATACCACACCCAATTGCCGTTGTTAAATGCGGTAAGGTTCCCTCGGAAGACCATCCTAGAATCCGCAACGAAAATTGAGCTCCACGGATTCTGTGACGCTAGCGAAAGGGCATATGGGGCGTGCGTCTACGTGCGGACGACTGACCGAAAGAACAATATTTGGACTCGACTCCTCACGGCGCGGTCGAAGGTAGCGCCGCTCAAATCGCTCTCCATACCACGTCTCGAATTAAGTGGGGCACTTATTTTGACGTCCTTGATTTCGTCAATACAACAGGCCCTGACGACCAAGATATCGCGGATAGTCTACTGGACTGACTCCACCATCGTACTCCATTGGATCAGGTCTTCGCCGCACACCTTGAAAACATTTGTGGCGAATCGAGTCGCTGAGATACAGACCAAGACCAATATCTCCGACTGGCGTCATGTGCCTACCGACGATAATCCAGCGGATCTCATCTCCCGAGGCCATACGCCCAAGGAATTCCTATGTCCGTCCATTTGGAAAAACGGGCCAAGGTGGCTCCTGCAAAGCGAAAGCTATTGGCCGGTTTGGAGCCCGATACCGGTAGTCGACCTCCCGGAGCAAAAGAAGACGATCTGTCTGAGGACGAGTGTTAACGACAACACTCTCCTCCATCGCTACTCGTCTTGGCCAAGACTAATAAGAATCGTCGCCCGGTGTCTTCGATGGAGACATAAGCAACACCGAACTGCCCATCTCACCACAGACGAACTGACCGCAGCGCACAACAGGCtaataaaaatcttacaaTCCCAGCATTTCGCGCCTGAAATTCGGATCCTCCAAAAAAATCGAAGCGAGGACGTTGGAGGGAAACTACAGCCATTAAACCCCTTCCTCGACGAAGATGGGCTACTCCGGGTAGGAGGGCGACTAACCAACTCCGCCATACCCTTCAGCCAAAAACACCCGATCATCCTACCGAAATCCCCGGTGACAGAGCTAATTATAGAACAAGAGCACCGGAACAATCATCACACAGGGACCCAAGCTACCCTATACGCGATGAGACTGCGCTCTTGACCGATCGACGGCCGTAGCCAGGTATGGCGCACTCTCAGAA encodes:
- the LOC126875657 gene encoding uncharacterized protein LOC126875657, with translation MAQAESISTLRRRRGVLARRLATIRRELDEYEASGKANRIFLASCRSSFDELWRRILEVQEELGVVDEGEDARVDSLSQEHRELDMRFRELFEQISATTPSTTTRVDLNEGLTNVQKFQHLRSSITGRAAQSIQSLELTEANYSIALDTLKDKFNCPLQICMRHWNLMRNYPEIKRETPEALEDLLETISVNLKALEHLKEPVTSNIAMIELIASKLPASSLRKWQRTLPRQKVPSYQHLIDFLKTRANGTQFLSKEKESKGSTHKHRSQRTTIPHGRTLATTSRTVVCPTCNGHHEIRHCKIFKAKSATKRFQIVKKASLCINCLGTGHSPTQCTSAQIKVLNKQAQPIRARALLDTGSSMNFMTDRLANSLGIRQRRCAIQIGALDNLSTTAKRYTTATITSTDGEYKKTLRFLVIPAISILVPSEPIDPSSLGLPRNIHLADPQFHCPAPIDVLLSTGSTFASLCIGQVNLAQPGEPELRLQKTRFGWVIGGSPTSQTAINTFHATTTALQEDLARFWEIDEGQATTHLSESERLCEEHFRNHVRRTKEGRYIVALPFNEKLSSLGSSKATAMSRLASLHRRFQRDKQYETAYSAVIQEYLDLGHMTKINTDHATDHGYYLPHHGVTKESSDTTKLRVVFDGSASSTTGVSLNDALHTGPKLQEDLRNILLRFRSFQYVLTGDIEKMYRQFLLRPEDRPYQKILWRADNGEIETYRLNTVTFGLSAAPYLAIRCLKQLAEDEGPRFPRAAQILRRDFYVDDALTGADTKDEALSIRNDLTRLLKLAGLNIRKWASNDRDLLRGLPEEDTKQKLHLGESSTLKTLGVFWDSADDTILYSVKTNSDTSRITKRSISSVIAQIYDPLGLLAPVIVRAKMILQQVWTLKVDWDESLPSDVHTAWIKYHTQLPLLNAVRFPRKTILESATKIELHGFCDASERAYGACVYVRTTDRKNNIWTRLLTARSKVAPLKSLSIPRLELSGALILTSLISSIQQALTTKISRIVYWTDSTIVLHWIRSSPHTLKTFVANRVAEIQTKTNISDWRHVPTDDNPADLISRGHTPKEFLCPSIWKNGPRWLLQSESYWPVWSPIPVVDLPEQKKTICLRTSVNDNTLLHRYSSWPRLIRIVARCLRWRHKQHRTAHLTTDELTAAHNRLIKILQSQHFAPEIRILQKNRSEDVGGKLQPLNPFLDEDGLLRVGGRLTNSAIPFSQKHPIILPKSPVTELIIEQEHRNNHHTGTQATLYAMRLRS